In one Apostichopus japonicus isolate 1M-3 chromosome 18, ASM3797524v1, whole genome shotgun sequence genomic region, the following are encoded:
- the LOC139958753 gene encoding zinc finger MYND domain-containing protein 11-like isoform X2, which yields MVKVEARRQADPQVVQHLWEAITLIRNQKQVANKERIQKYMHRQFGTPKVDCMLEIGYAALDGLLVKEISTGKKGIRAGLEQEAFWCVEDTGMESSDSHDWYCFTCHKPGKVQCCSTCHRVYHPQCVSAEESENTEDKEWSCVICESLTQKTFKISRVILFRLLNFVLARMKDKARELHRKLKLETVPNYYHLVYRHVDLGTMIEKVEQKLYTSLAEFEANAQDMIHTSAVYYGVNSDRMRLSQLTLNDCRYDLAEIRLCVDCYLSSNNKVGKDWFCRPCDPIHELAWVHMKGFGYWPAKILCRNEGRVDVRFFGKRHERALVPEEDVKNISTPVKALRTKQSKGWQNAFKEMEEHKRMVAEGIGPLRNEEKPEKEEEVEKKPEKRGIKRKSEQSEAEKFVKKSHSDAGQVNSISTSQEYSRSDNHPSKKSKKKASKEAPAPDTDQSQESPISQDSDVNPGDEEPERKEPKELPKKPHPEKHKHHKSSSGSGSSHKEERGEGKEKTRKRKNSHSDEDDLEAKYRKKLADYKAHQEKEIQSRVEAAVAEAVSTAQKKWETEQSETEAESVAQNEESITEARKEEREKLVEEHTKEMNQLKEKHKEDISQTKKRQWCINCEQEAMYHCCWNTSYCSISCQQIHWHKEHKRLCRRRR from the exons ATGGTGAAAGTGGAGGCTCGAAGACAGGCTGACCCTCAGGTGGTCCAGCATCTGTGGGAGGCCATAACATTGATCAGGAATCAGAAGCAAGTTGCCAATAAAGAACGGATTCAGAAGTACATGCACAGACAATTTGGTACCCCAAAGGTAGATTGTATGTTGGAAATAGGGTATGCGGCACTGGACGGTCTGCTCGTGAAGGAGATATCTACCGGTAAAAAGGGTATCCGGGCTGGATTAGAACAGGAGGCGTTCTGGTGCGTTGAAGATACAGGAATGGAG tcATCAGACTCCCATGATTGGTATTGCTTTACCTGTCACAAGCCAGGTAAGGTGCAGTGCTGCAGTACGTGCCATCGAGTCTACCACCCTCAGTGTGTCTCCGCAGAAGAGAGCGAGAACACCGAAGACAAAGAATGGAGTTGTGTCATCTGTGAG TCTCTGACACAGAAAACGTTCAAGATTAGCCGTGTCATCTTGTTCAGGTTACTGAACTTTGTCCTGGCCAGGATGAAAGATAAG GCCAGGGAATTACACAGGAAACTCAAATTGGAGACTGTCCCTAACTACTACCACCTTGTGTACAGGCACGTTGACCTGGGGACCATGATAGAG AAAGTGGAACAAAAGTTGTATACAAGTTTGGCAGAATTTGAAGCCAACGCCCAGGATATGATCCACACATCGGCTGTGTACTATGGCGTAAATAGTGACAGAATGCGACTAAGTCAACTAACACTGAACGACTGTAGATATGAT TTGGCTGAGATAAGGCTCTGTGTTGACTGCTATCTCTCATCAAACAACAAAGTAGGCAAAGACTGGTTCTGTCGGCCTTGC GACCCAATCCATGAACTAGCTTGGGTGCACATGAAAGGATTTGGATATTGGCCGGCTAAAATCCTCTGCAGGAATGAAGGCAGAGTCGACGTCAGATTCTTCGGCAAGAGACATGAAAG GGCTCTGGTACCAGAGGAAGATGTTAAGAACATCAGCACACCTGTGAAGGCTTTACGCACCAAACAGAGCAAGGGTTGGCAGAATGCATTTAAGGAGATGGAGGAGCACAAGAGGATGGTGGCAGAAGGCATCGGTCCTCTTAGAAATGAGGAAAAACCAGAGAAGGAAGAAGAGGTAGAAAAGAAACCAGAGAAACGGGGCATCAAGAGGAAGTCGGAGCAGAGCGAGGCAGAAAAATTTGTGAAGAAGTCTCACTCTGATGCTGGTCAGGTGAACAGCATCTCAACCAGTCAAGAATACAGCCGTTCGGATAACCATCCATCCAAAAAG AGTAAGAAGAAGGCAAGCAAGGAAGCCCCTGCACCCGATACGGACCAAAGTCAAGAATCGCCAATCTCTCAGGACTCGGACGTAAACCCCGGGGATGAAGAACCAGAGAGGAAAGAGCCCAAAGAGTTGCCCAAGAAACCGCATCCGGAGAAACATAAACATCATAAGAGTAGTAGCGGAAGTGGAAGCAGTCACAAGGAAGAGAGAGGCGAAGGGAAAGAGAAGACCAGGAAACGAAAGAACAGCCATTCAGACGAGGACGACTTAGAGGCAAAGTATCGAAAGAAGTTGGCCGACTATAAAGCGCACCAGGAGAAGGAGATTCAGAGCAGAGTAGAGGCGGCAGTGGCCGAAGCTGTCAGCACG GCTCAAAAGAAGTGGGAAACAGAACAGTCGGAGACAGAAGCAGAGAGTGTGGCCCAGAACGAGGAATCTATAACGGAGGCCaggaaagaagaaagagaaaaattggTGGAAGAACACACCAAGGAGATGAACCAACTGAAAGAGAAACACAAAGAAGACATATCTCAAACCAAGAAGAGACAGTGG TGTATCAACTGCGAGCAAGAAGCCATGTATCATTGCTGCTGGAACACGTCCTACTGCAGTATTTCATGCCAACAGATACACTGGCACAAAGAACACAAACGGCTCTGTAGGAGGCGGCGATAA
- the LOC139958753 gene encoding zinc finger MYND domain-containing protein 11-like isoform X1, with amino-acid sequence MVKVEARRQADPQVVQHLWEAITLIRNQKQVANKERIQKYMHRQFGTPKVDCMLEIGYAALDGLLVKEISTGKKGIRAGLEQEAFWCVEDTGMESSDSHDWYCFTCHKPGKVQCCSTCHRVYHPQCVSAEESENTEDKEWSCVICESLTQKTFKISRVILFRLLNFVLARMKDKARELHRKLKLETVPNYYHLVYRHVDLGTMIEKVEQKLYTSLAEFEANAQDMIHTSAVYYGVNSDRMRLSQLTLNDCRYDLAEIRLCVDCYLSSNNKVGKDWFCRPCDPIHELAWVHMKGFGYWPAKILCRNEGRVDVRFFGKRHERALVPEEDVKNISTPVKALRTKQSKGWQNAFKEMEEHKRMVAEGIGPLRNEEKPEKEEEVEKKPEKRGIKRKSEQSEAEKFVKKSHSDAGQVNSISTSQEYSRSDNHPSKKCSVFVTRLPISVSKKKASKEAPAPDTDQSQESPISQDSDVNPGDEEPERKEPKELPKKPHPEKHKHHKSSSGSGSSHKEERGEGKEKTRKRKNSHSDEDDLEAKYRKKLADYKAHQEKEIQSRVEAAVAEAVSTAQKKWETEQSETEAESVAQNEESITEARKEEREKLVEEHTKEMNQLKEKHKEDISQTKKRQWCINCEQEAMYHCCWNTSYCSISCQQIHWHKEHKRLCRRRR; translated from the exons ATGGTGAAAGTGGAGGCTCGAAGACAGGCTGACCCTCAGGTGGTCCAGCATCTGTGGGAGGCCATAACATTGATCAGGAATCAGAAGCAAGTTGCCAATAAAGAACGGATTCAGAAGTACATGCACAGACAATTTGGTACCCCAAAGGTAGATTGTATGTTGGAAATAGGGTATGCGGCACTGGACGGTCTGCTCGTGAAGGAGATATCTACCGGTAAAAAGGGTATCCGGGCTGGATTAGAACAGGAGGCGTTCTGGTGCGTTGAAGATACAGGAATGGAG tcATCAGACTCCCATGATTGGTATTGCTTTACCTGTCACAAGCCAGGTAAGGTGCAGTGCTGCAGTACGTGCCATCGAGTCTACCACCCTCAGTGTGTCTCCGCAGAAGAGAGCGAGAACACCGAAGACAAAGAATGGAGTTGTGTCATCTGTGAG TCTCTGACACAGAAAACGTTCAAGATTAGCCGTGTCATCTTGTTCAGGTTACTGAACTTTGTCCTGGCCAGGATGAAAGATAAG GCCAGGGAATTACACAGGAAACTCAAATTGGAGACTGTCCCTAACTACTACCACCTTGTGTACAGGCACGTTGACCTGGGGACCATGATAGAG AAAGTGGAACAAAAGTTGTATACAAGTTTGGCAGAATTTGAAGCCAACGCCCAGGATATGATCCACACATCGGCTGTGTACTATGGCGTAAATAGTGACAGAATGCGACTAAGTCAACTAACACTGAACGACTGTAGATATGAT TTGGCTGAGATAAGGCTCTGTGTTGACTGCTATCTCTCATCAAACAACAAAGTAGGCAAAGACTGGTTCTGTCGGCCTTGC GACCCAATCCATGAACTAGCTTGGGTGCACATGAAAGGATTTGGATATTGGCCGGCTAAAATCCTCTGCAGGAATGAAGGCAGAGTCGACGTCAGATTCTTCGGCAAGAGACATGAAAG GGCTCTGGTACCAGAGGAAGATGTTAAGAACATCAGCACACCTGTGAAGGCTTTACGCACCAAACAGAGCAAGGGTTGGCAGAATGCATTTAAGGAGATGGAGGAGCACAAGAGGATGGTGGCAGAAGGCATCGGTCCTCTTAGAAATGAGGAAAAACCAGAGAAGGAAGAAGAGGTAGAAAAGAAACCAGAGAAACGGGGCATCAAGAGGAAGTCGGAGCAGAGCGAGGCAGAAAAATTTGTGAAGAAGTCTCACTCTGATGCTGGTCAGGTGAACAGCATCTCAACCAGTCAAGAATACAGCCGTTCGGATAACCATCCATCCAAAAAG TGTTCAGTGTTTGTTACACGCCTGCCTATTTCTGTG AGTAAGAAGAAGGCAAGCAAGGAAGCCCCTGCACCCGATACGGACCAAAGTCAAGAATCGCCAATCTCTCAGGACTCGGACGTAAACCCCGGGGATGAAGAACCAGAGAGGAAAGAGCCCAAAGAGTTGCCCAAGAAACCGCATCCGGAGAAACATAAACATCATAAGAGTAGTAGCGGAAGTGGAAGCAGTCACAAGGAAGAGAGAGGCGAAGGGAAAGAGAAGACCAGGAAACGAAAGAACAGCCATTCAGACGAGGACGACTTAGAGGCAAAGTATCGAAAGAAGTTGGCCGACTATAAAGCGCACCAGGAGAAGGAGATTCAGAGCAGAGTAGAGGCGGCAGTGGCCGAAGCTGTCAGCACG GCTCAAAAGAAGTGGGAAACAGAACAGTCGGAGACAGAAGCAGAGAGTGTGGCCCAGAACGAGGAATCTATAACGGAGGCCaggaaagaagaaagagaaaaattggTGGAAGAACACACCAAGGAGATGAACCAACTGAAAGAGAAACACAAAGAAGACATATCTCAAACCAAGAAGAGACAGTGG TGTATCAACTGCGAGCAAGAAGCCATGTATCATTGCTGCTGGAACACGTCCTACTGCAGTATTTCATGCCAACAGATACACTGGCACAAAGAACACAAACGGCTCTGTAGGAGGCGGCGATAA